GTAGTCGAGGGTTTTTTGAACCACATCCAGCACTTGCTGCTGAACCAAACCCGTTTCTAAACTGATCCGAGTAACAAGGTCGCGTTTCGTTAATGACATATCCACAGGTGGTTGAATTTCCCACAGCCCGAACGTCGACTCCGTGTTTAAGGTGCTTTCGCTGAACGGTCAAGCGCGATCATCAGGGAATCTGAAGCTCCCCAGAAGCCCCACCGACCCAAAAAGTCCGTTTCCGAATTGAAACCACGCCTCCCGCCTCCTATCTTGTTGCCTCGGACGGAGCTCCTCATGCAATTTGCGCGACCGGACATTCTATGGGCGATGGCACTGGTGATGCCGCTCCTGATTGGGTTCCTTTGGTGGACCTGGCGGGAGCGCCAAAAACTGATCACTCAGTTTATACAAGCCCGACTGCTACCAGCCCTCACGGTCGGGGTTTCCAAGCCCCGACAAAAACTGCGCCTCATCCTGCTGAGCTCGGCGGTGGCCCTGACGCTCATCGCTTTAAGTCGGCCGCAGTGGGGTTTCGGTTATCAAGAGGTCAAACAACGCGGGCTCGACATCGTGATCGGCATCGACACCTCCCGAAGCATGCTGGCTGAGGACGTCCCCCCCAACCGACTCCAGAAAGCCAAGCTGGCGGCCCAAGATCTGCGGCAGCTCGCCAAATCGGATCGCATGGGATTGGTAGCCTTCGCGGGCTCGGCGTTCTTGCAAATGCCCATGTCTCTGGATGAAAACGCATTTCGTCAACATCTGGAGGCACTCGACACCCGCCTCTTGCCCCAGGGGGGCACCGCGCTGGCCGAGGCCATTCAAACCGCGCGCACCGCTTTCAAAGAGGCCGGCGAAGAAAACCACCGAGCACTCGTGCTCTTTACCGATGGCGAAGATCACGATGGCCAAGCCATCGAAGCAGCCGCTCAAGCCGCGAAAGAGGGACTGGTGGTCTTTACCATCGGGCTCGGGAGTCCCAACGGGGAACTGATCCCGGTGCGCGACGCCAAGGGCCGGGTCGACTTTATCAAGGACGAGAATGGCAATGCCGTGAAGTCGCGGCTGAACGAGAGCCTGCTCCAGGACATCGCCAAAGCTGGTAAAGGGTTTTACTTGCACCTGGCCGGAGCGGGAGGGATGGAGATGCTCTACGAGCGAGGGTTGGCACCGCTGCCCAAGCGCGACCTCCAAGCCACGCTGATGCGGCGCTACTTCGAACGTTTCCAATGGTTTCTAGCTGCGGCCTGCCTGCTGCTAATCGCTGAGTTGTTCATCCTGGATTTCAAGCCACCCGCCCGGCGACGGGAATCAACCGCCACATCTCCCGCGACCTCCCGCGCGCCGCTAGCAACCTCCGCCACGATGGGCGTCCTGCTGCTGTGCGCCATGACCGCCTACGCCTCCCCCTCCAGTGCGCGCCGCGATTACGAGGCCGGCCGATTTAAGGATGCCTTGAGCGAGTATGAGAGCCTGCTCGAGAAGAAGCCCAAGGATGCGGCCCTGCGCTACAATGCCGGGGCTGCGGCGTTCCAAGCCGGGAAGCTTCAGGATGCCGCCGAACACTTTGGATCGGCGTTGGCGACTCAGGATCCCCAACTTCAGCAACGCGCTTACTACAATCTTGGCAATACTCAATTCCGACTCGGGGAGGACGCAGGCGAACCGGACAAAACCCAAAAGATGTGGGAGCAGTCCATCAACAGCTACGAAACCGCCCTCAAACTCAACCCTCAGGACGCCGATGCCCAGCACAATCTCCGCTGGGTGAAAGAGCGACTGGAGGAGCTTAAAAAGCAACAGCAGCAGCAGCAAAAGCAGGATTCGGATTCCAAGGACAAGGATGAGCAGAAGAAGGACGACCAGGAAAAGAATCAGGATCAGAAAGACAAGAATTCCAAGAACGACCAGAACCAGGACCAAAAGCAGGACCAGAATCAGGAAAAGTCCTCCCCAGAGAAAAAAGATCAGGACCAGGCCAAGCAGGATTCCTCGCCCGAGGACGAGTCTGCGCAGAAGGACAAACAGGAATCTCAGAAACAGGAATCCAATCAAGAGGATCAGAAAGAAGGCCAGGAAGACCAGAAGTCCGCGCAGGACGAGCGGGACAAAAAGGATGGTGCCCAACCCAAGCCAGGCCAGCGCGGCATGACCAACAACCCTTCCGCCACTCAACCAGAAGGCGGCAACCCCATGTCCGGTCAACCCCTCCAGATGACCCAGCGTGAAGCCATACGCTTGTTGGAGGCACTGCGATCCGAGGAGAAACTCTTCCTCCCGCCCCCTCCCCAGAAGCCCCGCAAGAATCAGCGTCAGCTCAAAGATTGGTGACCTTAAGGATCATTACCCTGTTCTTGCCATCCCCGTGGCCAAAATACCTGAATGTTTTCCCTCAGCCGGAACGCGAATCGGATTCTACATTGGGGCTATGATTGGTTTGAGAGCTTCTCGATCAGGAAGGATCGGCTGGCTGACGCTGCCTCTGCTCATCGCCCTGAGCCCCTGGACGGCGGGTAGCGCGACCCGGCCGGCCTTCGCAGACGTGAGTGAGCGATTGGGGCAGGTTCCGGGCACCGCCACGACTCAGCCTTCCAGCAAACCGTCGAACTCATCAGAACCTCGAAGCCCAGTCGGCCCCGGCATCACCTGGTTCGATGCAGACGGAGATGGTTGGGAAGATCTGATCCGGAGTGGAGCGCACGAGGGCGGAGTGAGCATCCTGCGGAATAACGGTACCGGCGCCTTTGTTCAGTGGATTCAATCTTCCCTGGCTGGCACCGAGGATGAATACATCGCCACCCTAGGCTGGGAAGGAGACAGCCCGTCAAGACGCTGGCTGGCTGGGACTGCCCACCGGAGAATCACCTCGCCGCAGCCCACTCGAAATCATATCTGGCTGCTGCAGAATCCAATGGAACGCGGAGCAGTCCATCCACTTCAGGTTCTGCCCCAAGCCACGAACGTCGCGGGGCCAATGGCCATGGCCGATATCGATCTCGATGGCCACCTTGACCTGTTCATCGGGGGTGGGGCCCGCTCGACCAAGAACTCAGCTGCTTCTCCCGCGCGGCTGTTTCGCGGCACGACCAACGGATTCACCATCGATCCGGACAACGATCTTCGACTGGCAAGAGTTGAGCGGGTGTCAGGTGCCACGTTCGCTGACTTGAACGCGGATGGCCGCCCCGATCTCGCGCTTGCCGTTGAGTCAGGCTCGATCCGCGTCTTTCTCAACGAGCACGGCCGACTGATGGACACCACCTCGGCTTGGGGCCTGGATAAAACCCCAGGAGAATGGACCAGCATCGCCACCGGCGACTTCAACAGCGATGGATCCCTCGACCTCGTCGTCGGGGGCCGGAAACCACCTGGGGGAGGCATCGGCACCGAGTCCAGCGTCTTCCTAAATCGTCAGGGCCAGCTTCATCGAATACCGCTCCCTGGCGAGGCCCAGTCGTCGACAGCGTTCGGCCTGGTGGTTGCGGACCTAGACGGAGACGGCGTGACCGATCTTTTCCTAGCCCCGGTCTCGGCCGACACCACTGCTACTGCTCCAGCGGGGCCGCTCAATGCGACTGCCGGGCTGGCACTCTTGGGTCTTGGAGCAGGAAAATTTCAGGCACTGACCGCCGAGGCGAGCGGCATATGTTTTCGCGGCGAGCCGAGGGGAGCTGCGGCTAGCGACTTCGACGCGGACGGGAAAGTCGACTTGGCGGTGGCTTACGCTTCGGGTGCGACAGGCCTTTTCAACAATCTGACAGGGCAGTCTGGACTGCGGGTCTTCCTGAGGATAAACCGACCGGAAAGATGGGCGGTGGGAGCAGTGGCTCGAGCGATTTATGCCACCGGCGAAATCGGTCCCGCCTGGGAAGTGCGGGTCGGCGGAGGATATTACTCTCAGGACAGCCCGATTCTCCTCCTGGGTAAACGCAGCCAACTCGCCTCTCTGTGGGTCCGTTGGCCTGGGGGCCATGTCACTATCGTCAAGGTGCCGCCTCAGGCCCGGGACTTGCAGGTGGACCCGCTTGGAGTGGTCAAGGTACTGCGCTGAATCGTCCGAAATCCCGCTCGCGTCTCGAGTGCGGGAAGGCTAGGTTGTGTTCCGATTGCAACATGCTGGTTCACATTAATAAACCCTGGAAATCGTTTTGGGGCATCCTGAGTTGGATGGCTGCGGTTCTGCCCTGCCTGGCCGCACCACTCACGCTGACCTCCCCACACCTCAGCAAGAACTACATTCTGCGATTGTGGGAGGACGAAGATAAGTTCCCGCGCATCTCCGCGCGTTCCCTGGCTCAGACTCCTGATGGCTTTATCTGGGTGGGAACTTTCAGCGGACTTTTCCAGCTCAACGGCACGACTCCTTCCACTCGAATTCCCCTTCCCAAGGCCGGCAGTGGAGAGGAAGGAGCCTGCATTTCACTGCTAGGCGACCAGCAGGGTCGCCTGTGGATCGGAACGGAGCATTCCCTGCTGCGCAAGGATGGAGCAGCCTGGACCACCTTTCCCAAAGGATCGCAATGGGAGGGAGGGATGGTATTTTCTCTGAAGGAGACGGCCGACGGCACGGTGTTTTTTGGGACGTCCGAAGGAATTTACCGGGTCACTCCTCAGGGTCCCGAGCGAGAAAATGTGGCGCCTCGCGGCACCAATTCACTCGGAGCTTGGATCCTGGCGGTGGATCAGTCGAACACGGTCTGGGCTCGAGTGGATGATCAACTCATCCGCCGCGATAGGGACCGCTGGATCACCGTCCCCGGCTCAGCGACTGGACCGACCCACTACAGCGGGATCGCTGCCTCCAAACGAGGCGGCGTTTGGGTGTCCGAGCGACATCGGCTCACACGGCGAATGGGAGAGTCTGTCCTCGAGGAGTATGGATACCCGGAAGACTTTCGAGACGATCTGGTTACCATCCTGGAAGATCGTCGCGGCCAAGTCTGGGTCGGCGGTTTTGCGTCCGGGCTCTTGGTCCTCCAGACCAACGGACACGCCCAACGCATCCTCTCGCGACAAGGTCTGCCGCACAACCATGTCGCCTCCATGCTGGAGGATGTGGAGGGAAACATCTTTCTAGGCACCGGGAGAGGGGGATTGCTTCAGCTCACTCCCAGACGAGTGAACATGCTGTACGCGGACAACCCCGACCCCAACGACAGTCAAATCACGGCGGTTAGCAAAAATCCGAAAGGCGAACTGGTTTTCGCCACCGCGAACGGCGAAGTGTTCGCCAGCGAACAGGGCGAAAAACGGCTCCTGTGCCGACTCGGTGAACGACAAACTCTCCGATCTCTGCTGTGCACCCGCGAAGGTGAAATGTGGCTCGGGACGGAGGCGCACGGAATCCTACGGTTTAAGGAACAGGAACAGCTGCCATCGCTGAACCTGCCTCTCGAGAACACCCCTATACTTCTGCTTCACCAAGATAGCCTCGGATCGATCTGGATCGGCACCGAGGCTGGCAACCTCAAACTCGATACACCCACCGCACCCCCACGGAGACTCCAGGAGCTCGACCACGAAACCTTGATCGGAGTGGCCGAAGTTCCGAATCAAGGCACCTTCGTGGCGACCCGAACCAACCTCCGCCTGATCGAAAACGGCCGATTCAGGATATTGGACCTGGCCGAAGCTGGCCCCGACCCGAGGTTCATCGCGCTCGCAGCGGATCCGGAAGGAGGGGTGTGGCTGTCCTTGAACGAAGGCGGGCTCCTCTGGCGACGTTCCGATGGGACGGTGTATCGATTCGACTCGCGCCAAGGATTGCCGGAACTGGGTCTGGAAGCCCTCTTGTGGGATGACCATGGGCGCCTCTGGACGGGTACCTCCATAGGCTTGGTTTCTTTCGAGCTGAGCCGGCTCAAGTCAGTGGCCTCAGGAAAGGAACGGCTGCTGCTGCCCTTGCGCCTCACGCGTGAAGACGGATTGGCGAGGAACAATGTCATCGCCTGGGCGCATCCAGGCTCGGTCAAGAGCTCCTCCGGACAAGTCTGCTTCGCAACCATTCAAGGAATCGCCTCAATCGAAACCGGTTCTATCCACATCATGACCAACAAGGCGGAGGTCATCCTGCAATCCATTGAGGTGGATGGACAGCGATTGCCCCCGTCCCGGGAAACCCTGATTTTCCCCCCCGGCACCCAGCGTGTTCGCATTCACTACACCACACCCACGTTTTCCGCACCTGAACGCGTGCTCTTTGAATATCGCCTCGCCGAGCCGGCGGCAAAATGGCGTTCGGCGGGCGACTCCCGGTCCGTCGAGCTGCTCCCGATGGGCCCAGGCAGCCACCGAGTGGAAATTCGCGCCTCGAACGGCGATCAAATTTGGAGCCAATCCACCGCCGAGATCTCCTTCACCATCCGACCTTTCTTCTGGCAAACCTGGCTCTTCCGTATCCTCGTGGGCCTCGTGACCATGACCTCCATCGGAGCCTGGGTTTGGGCCTATCAATACCGACGCAATCAGGAGGGCACCGAATCCTTGAGGCGCGAGAAGATGCTGGCCGAGGAGCGCACTCGCATGGAGCGTCAGCTGCGACAGTCTCAGAAGATGGAGGCTTTGGGCACCCTGGCGGGTGGTATCGCCCACGACTTCAATAACATTCTGACCGCCATCTCAGGAAACACCCAGCTCGCCATCAGCGATCTACCATCGGATCATCCAGTGCAAGTCAGCCTCGCCGA
The window above is part of the Verrucomicrobiales bacterium genome. Proteins encoded here:
- a CDS encoding VWA domain-containing protein, with product MQFARPDILWAMALVMPLLIGFLWWTWRERQKLITQFIQARLLPALTVGVSKPRQKLRLILLSSAVALTLIALSRPQWGFGYQEVKQRGLDIVIGIDTSRSMLAEDVPPNRLQKAKLAAQDLRQLAKSDRMGLVAFAGSAFLQMPMSLDENAFRQHLEALDTRLLPQGGTALAEAIQTARTAFKEAGEENHRALVLFTDGEDHDGQAIEAAAQAAKEGLVVFTIGLGSPNGELIPVRDAKGRVDFIKDENGNAVKSRLNESLLQDIAKAGKGFYLHLAGAGGMEMLYERGLAPLPKRDLQATLMRRYFERFQWFLAAACLLLIAELFILDFKPPARRRESTATSPATSRAPLATSATMGVLLLCAMTAYASPSSARRDYEAGRFKDALSEYESLLEKKPKDAALRYNAGAAAFQAGKLQDAAEHFGSALATQDPQLQQRAYYNLGNTQFRLGEDAGEPDKTQKMWEQSINSYETALKLNPQDADAQHNLRWVKERLEELKKQQQQQQKQDSDSKDKDEQKKDDQEKNQDQKDKNSKNDQNQDQKQDQNQEKSSPEKKDQDQAKQDSSPEDESAQKDKQESQKQESNQEDQKEGQEDQKSAQDERDKKDGAQPKPGQRGMTNNPSATQPEGGNPMSGQPLQMTQREAIRLLEALRSEEKLFLPPPPQKPRKNQRQLKDW
- a CDS encoding CRTAC1 family protein — encoded protein: MIGLRASRSGRIGWLTLPLLIALSPWTAGSATRPAFADVSERLGQVPGTATTQPSSKPSNSSEPRSPVGPGITWFDADGDGWEDLIRSGAHEGGVSILRNNGTGAFVQWIQSSLAGTEDEYIATLGWEGDSPSRRWLAGTAHRRITSPQPTRNHIWLLQNPMERGAVHPLQVLPQATNVAGPMAMADIDLDGHLDLFIGGGARSTKNSAASPARLFRGTTNGFTIDPDNDLRLARVERVSGATFADLNADGRPDLALAVESGSIRVFLNEHGRLMDTTSAWGLDKTPGEWTSIATGDFNSDGSLDLVVGGRKPPGGGIGTESSVFLNRQGQLHRIPLPGEAQSSTAFGLVVADLDGDGVTDLFLAPVSADTTATAPAGPLNATAGLALLGLGAGKFQALTAEASGICFRGEPRGAAASDFDADGKVDLAVAYASGATGLFNNLTGQSGLRVFLRINRPERWAVGAVARAIYATGEIGPAWEVRVGGGYYSQDSPILLLGKRSQLASLWVRWPGGHVTIVKVPPQARDLQVDPLGVVKVLR
- a CDS encoding response regulator, with amino-acid sequence MLVHINKPWKSFWGILSWMAAVLPCLAAPLTLTSPHLSKNYILRLWEDEDKFPRISARSLAQTPDGFIWVGTFSGLFQLNGTTPSTRIPLPKAGSGEEGACISLLGDQQGRLWIGTEHSLLRKDGAAWTTFPKGSQWEGGMVFSLKETADGTVFFGTSEGIYRVTPQGPERENVAPRGTNSLGAWILAVDQSNTVWARVDDQLIRRDRDRWITVPGSATGPTHYSGIAASKRGGVWVSERHRLTRRMGESVLEEYGYPEDFRDDLVTILEDRRGQVWVGGFASGLLVLQTNGHAQRILSRQGLPHNHVASMLEDVEGNIFLGTGRGGLLQLTPRRVNMLYADNPDPNDSQITAVSKNPKGELVFATANGEVFASEQGEKRLLCRLGERQTLRSLLCTREGEMWLGTEAHGILRFKEQEQLPSLNLPLENTPILLLHQDSLGSIWIGTEAGNLKLDTPTAPPRRLQELDHETLIGVAEVPNQGTFVATRTNLRLIENGRFRILDLAEAGPDPRFIALAADPEGGVWLSLNEGGLLWRRSDGTVYRFDSRQGLPELGLEALLWDDHGRLWTGTSIGLVSFELSRLKSVASGKERLLLPLRLTREDGLARNNVIAWAHPGSVKSSSGQVCFATIQGIASIETGSIHIMTNKAEVILQSIEVDGQRLPPSRETLIFPPGTQRVRIHYTTPTFSAPERVLFEYRLAEPAAKWRSAGDSRSVELLPMGPGSHRVEIRASNGDQIWSQSTAEISFTIRPFFWQTWLFRILVGLVTMTSIGAWVWAYQYRRNQEGTESLRREKMLAEERTRMERQLRQSQKMEALGTLAGGIAHDFNNILTAISGNTQLAISDLPSDHPVQVSLAEVKRGTRRAADLVRQILTFSRQEKQTLECIALEPIVTEALQLLRINIAPSIHIETRFTPDSPLILADPSQIHQIILNLGTNAAQAIGRRSGLIQFEQTVVDSPIPPQIKEDEEVQPGRFLCLRVKDTGSGMDRETMERVFDPFFTTKGPNQGTGLGLSVVHGIMQRLGGSIHVESQLGLGTTFTLLFPVALRQPSLTPPAPIELRQGHGEQILVVDDEESIVFLTTRILKKLGYRSRGFRSPEEALAQFKFKPYDYAAVITDLSMPNLSGPDLARQILMIRPDIPIILTTGYIRPEEQDQAEATGIRYILLKPNTVSEMGQALSSVLQPQTQAS